The Juglans regia cultivar Chandler chromosome 10, Walnut 2.0, whole genome shotgun sequence genome includes the window tAAAAAGGGGGGTCCAAAACGCGTcacccctcttcttcttccttcttcagttcttcttccttcttccttctcccttctctctcgcgtctcactGAACTAGTGAAGCCGTCTTGCGCCTCACGTCTCGTGTCTTTCTTGCCAGCGTGccgccgttcgtcgttgctcctccgtgCTGCCGTTCCTCGTTGCTCCTCTGTTCAgtttccacctacggtgagagtaaggttatgagccctaaatttaattcaaacaatttaattcaagcacatCTCTTATGAATTagagccagcagttgtgattcttgtgaattggttgtattgaatatagtcccaacaaatcacgGCACTCAAAAtcctgaattttacattgtattgaacacttgcgctcgagcgaggtatcgagcgcacgttgtattgaacattggctagagcgatatgtcgagcggaagtcaagcgaacttctctggaagagttctgctcgagcgctacgtcgaacGCACATTGAGCGAACCTCTTTGTATGAGTTATGCTCGAGCGCTACAttgagcgcacgtcgagcgaacctctctggatgggttctgctcgagcgccacgtcgagcgcacgtcgagcgaacctctctgttaAAAATGCAGAGAAATAAACGGTCCAACTCCGAATGGAATTCGGAGCTCCGATCGGCAGTCGGAGTTCCTATCGGAGATCGGAGCTCCAATCGGAGGTCGGACCTCCGATATGATGATCGGAAGTCGGAGTAACAAttgggctccgactcttgtcggagtcggaggtcggaaacaaCAACTCcaactccgtcggagtcggagcccaggcCTACTCGATCCCCCcgtttacaataatattatgcTGCATGGCTGATCAGACATTAAAAAGGCGCAAGTTTTGTTCAAATATCCGTTGTTATAGGTATTCATCATACTCAAGCTCATGAATTTAATTACTCGTATATAAATTACATTATGTGAAGTACTGCCTGAATTAGCTGATTGAATACAGGGCGGGTAGATTCCTTGAGATGGCTGCAAACTAGATTAATACAACCTCAGACGGGCCCCCAAAAGGGTTGATGTTAATCATGTTAGGCGCAGCGGATCGAGCAGTCTCCAAGCGTCGATGTCTCTTCGTAGGAGTTTAGGATGCAGCTTCCCTTTTGTTTATATGACTCCTTCGGCCATCTGAGGATCTGATTGCCCTACCTTGATGTTCAAACTTGTTTAACTGATCAAGTACTTCTGTCCACGGGCGGTTTCAAATGATGATGTATGCATAACATCTTCTTAAACACACGCACGTACAAAGTGTCACAGCTAGGCATTGAGTATTGGGTTATCAGTGGACCTTGTTTAACTTAAGTTCTGTCCGATggctaaatattttatctttgatGACAAAGCTGCCGAGGTTGGGCAGAACTGTCCATGTGTTTCTATGAGAGAAAGTTAGCTATATCGTTATTACTGTTTGCTGTTGCCAAGCATTTAGGAAATCAAAGtcatttatatatgttaatatattcGAATATTATTTTGGTCCATGATCAGGACAATTAACAGAATTTATTAATGTTGTCAAATGATGATATGGTTCCAAGAGAGCTAGAAACTTTTTTGTGCTCTTTCTGATTTTGAGACATCTACACACATATGTAAATTGTAACAACCATTAGAGGATGTAAATACATAATAGATACAAGTGCATTTACATGTACCAaaggttcatatatatatgtgctcgtttgaatatttagaatatttagaaaaaataatgaaattatttgagtaaagattttttattagattttgagaaatgcgAGATAAAACGTTGAATAAAGATATTGcaaagtttaaaatttgtttatttttattttgaaattgaaaaagtttaactggtttttatattttatttaaaagttgattcaggtttattttaaaataatttttaaaattatatatgacagaagaaataattttaattttaaaatttatattctagtattattttttgagaattcATTAAAGAAAGAATTAAGCTTTCTTCCggatcttgaaaaaaaaaaggaacagtCTATGTTGGTAAAAGAGTTAGGGTCTTAAGTGGGCCTCAGGTGCGTGAACATCTAGGCCCGGCCCATTACATTGACTTGACCTGTTGACCCAATTTTACCTTCTTGAAGAAGAAATCAATACCATCCTatattcctttttcttcttcctgctGCTGGCAATGTACATAAATGATGCTCTTTAATCGCTTTCGAACTTTGTTTTCGTCACTCCTCGACTCGAATTTCCCTTCGATGCTATGATGCATCAAACTTAGGTCTTTCTTAGATCTCCACGAAGGCCTATCGTTTCGCTCTCGGAAAATGTCGGAGCCACGTTTCACAATCACTCTCGGTCCCTCTCGTCAGGTACTTGTGTgcgtgtttgtttgtttgttaagTTTTTTAGCAGTTTGATTGGGTACTGGCCGTTTGGTTGCTGGGAAACtgtgggaaaagaaaaggaatcaaACTCGTAAAGGGAGAATTGGGGCTTTTCAATTAGGTTTTGGTGATAATAActtcaaaattttgtattattgAACTATTTGTTTAGTGACTCCACTCTGCATACCACTTTTTGTGTGTACTTGAACTGACTAATAAGTTTTCGGATTCCGATTGTGGAGAagtgtctattttttttattaaacagaGTTAAATCTATTGTTTGTGTATGGGGTTTTGATTGAATGTTAATGTGATTCGATTTTTTCGCAGGTGGTAAAGAGGGGAGGAAGAGTAAAGGAGTATGCGCATCCACATGCCGATACTAAAGCAATGACTGGCAGCAAACGTTTTTGGGGGGAGAAAGGAAGGAGTAGTGCCAATAATTTATCCTCGTCAACAAGCAAGCGGTTCGtgtttttctgtttattttcgaatttaaaatatagttctATCATTTTTCTGGGATCCTCTAGGTtgatggttttgaaaaatattttcggCGACTGATTTTCTAGTTTACCATTACGGTAGAACTCTATAGGCTCCTGAGACATTCAAAATACATCTCTTCATTATATAAGGAAATGTAAGAGAAGCTTTGTTGGGGTGCTGCGTAGTACGAAAGTAAGAACAAGGATTTTAGTCTTTGGGTATATTTTTATGTGGTTTCCTCTATTGAACCCAGCTTATTCATGCTAGGGTCTGTCAGATGCATTCATTCCACCTTTTTTCATCAAGCAGCCCTAATGCTGCTGGCTGTTTTCTTAATTAGGTTCAAAGTGATGAAAGAATTTGAACTTTGTAATTCGTTTTATTCCTAGCTTATCTGATTGACCAAATAGGGATTGTAGTTACAGGATACCTAGTTTCATAAAACATAGCATCACGATTTTGTTTGTGGCACTCAGAGGGCTTTTGTGTTTCTGATTCGGCTGTCAGAAAATTTATTTCAAGCTGTGCTGATTGGTTATATATGATTTGCAGTCAGCGAGGAGATGGTATTAACTGGAGTTGGGATGATGATGGAGTGCATGGTGACGACCAATTTTGctcatatatatgtttttctttataatcTCTTGTTCTGTATATGGTTCATTTGCCCTGACTCTGGTACCCTTATATGAGTGAAGATCTTGGGATTAGTCGAGATGATCTCCGGTTGAAACTGATGCGCAAAAGCCTGAAACGAATTCATAGGGCTGCTGAAGAGCGTAGGAAGGATCAGCgcaaaaagttttcaaaaactAGTCAGCCTTTAGTGAGTCATAACATGATGCATCAGAGGTCTGAGCCAACAGAAAGTAGTATTTCGTGGCGAATGCCACCCATGGAAAGATCAAGGTTAAAAGCTTCAAGGGGACTCCCACCACCAGTAAGCATTGGGGACGTGCGGCAAGTATCATCAGTAAGGGTAGCTGATCCCTCAAGAGCTGGATGGTTTTTGAACAGTAATGCTACTTCTAGGCCAATAAGTTCTGCGCCCTTTACCATGAAAGGTCCTCTTGAAAATTCCAAGCCAGTTACACAGCGTGCACCTATGACTAGCTTTGGGCAGAAAAGTTCTCATATGGTATGATTTTGTTTGCTGCTGTACCAATTCAGTTTATTTTCAGAAGAGCTGGTTTGTTTATATTTGTGATTTTGTCCACTTTGATGGTTGTATTTAATTGCTGTTAGTCATCTATGGTCATGCATGCATCCTGATATGTCTTTGTTGAGTGGTTTTTCTATAGGTAGTTGAATCTGTCACTGTTGATGGCCTGTTGCAATCACTTGGTTTGGGGAAGTACAACATTCATTTCAGGGCTGAAGAGGTAATTCACCTGTttataacacacacacacacacacacagagaacTAATGTATGACCTTTCGCTAGTTTGACTGATTAAGCAAATGTTACATGATTTTCAGAAAGTTGGTAAATCTTATGTGCTGTGAGGATTTATGTTCCACGTGAAAACTAAGAAACTACTACCACAAGAAACTTCAGTCTATACAGAGCAGTGAACCTTGGAAATGCATGAACCAATTatcttaatagttaaattatcTGATCTGTAGGTGGACATGACGGCCTTGAAGCAGATGGGTGATAAGGACCTCAAAGAGATGGGAATACCAATGGTATTGTGATTTCACTCTCAAGAAATTTAGGGATTCTGTTTGATATTGTTTTTCGGTGCAAAAGTTACTTCTGTGGGTATCTTACTATTGTGTTTTATATTTCTCTACCATATCAATGCATAAATTGCTTCCACTGTGAACCCCTCTGTGCTGCTTATTTACTATGATATGAATCTGTTCTCACAAAAGCTGCTTAATATGAAGGGACCGAGGAAGAAGATTCTTCTAGCTCTCTTGCCCCATTCTAGACGACAACAGCCATAACTGCAGAAGTTAAATTGCCTCAATTCCTTTGGAGATATCTGTTTCGCCTGTAATCCTAAAATTGGAGTATACATTAACAAGTTTACTGAGTGTATGTAATATTGAGGTTGAGATGTGAGAGGATTGCTTTTTAGGAGTGGCTGCATTTAGAGAGGATTGCTTCATGTAATATTGACCTGAAAAGCACTTGCTTAAAAACAGATCTTGATtgatttgttcataacaaagtGTGGAGGATTGCATGGTGAAACATCAAAGTATTTAGTCATCAAGATTCATTTTGTCACTGCTTCAGAAGTTAGTTTGGGATAAAGAGAGAATTCTACATATAAGTACTGCATAGGTGTGAATCGGTTTTATTACAGGAAAATGCTGACCGATTgaggttttaatttttattttttttttaaaaaaaaattaaagaattgaATATcagtgaattgatatttttttaattttttaaaatatttaaaactgtgtcaaaaatattaaaaggaaagagaaaaaaaaatacatttacactCGTCGGTACACTTTCTTGTCCAGTAGCACTGTCCTTTATTATATTTACGGCACACATCGCATGCTTGtctgaaaaagataaaaaagaaaaaaaaagtgttatcCTCTCTGACACGTAGTCTCTGGTCGATTCTTTTTGTGCAGAAGTTTACTGCACGTTTCAAGAATTACAGCTTGTCCTAATCAAATATGCCAATTAGATGTTAACTCCATTATGTAGTGACCACGATATTCATATAAATGGTGTATGTGATTTTGATCAAGTGttggaaattaaaattgatatgaaaaaCAAGTTCACAAACTGAGATGGATCTAACACTTGTTTACAACAAAACGAAGATTACAACAATCGTCTCCTTGATATGAATGAACAAACATCCAGCGTTCCCGAAAGTAAGCCACGCTTGACAATCACAAGCTCAAATTAATCAAGATTTTCAGTCAAAAACTGTGGGAAGTAGATTTCCATTGCGTACAAGAAGTAACTTTTGTGGTGCTTTGAGGTGTCTGAAAGCATCCAAATTCAGCAAGAGCTGCAAGTCCAGCAATAGCCATTGACCCCTCAAGTAATAAAGTATAggacatttttttcattatttgttttGCCCCTTAGCGACCACAAAAGTAAAGGGCATCGAAGTGGTGATTGAAAGCtcaaattaagataaattaatttaattgtagTTCTCTTTCACTTTGATGACAATACACATCCCTCGAGACGACTCAAAAATCGAAAACCATCTTACCCTTCTACCTTTGCCTTTTTTACTTTCTTACTTATACGCCtaatttaattgtaattaagTACACTAAACAAGAAATAAGATTACTACaacttcttaattaataattcatCTACCATTAAAAAAGTCACACACATGGCACACCGACACAGACTTCGGTTCGTTTGATTACACGatcttgatgaaataaaatgagatatattattaaaaaaaaattatagatataaattttatattctatatatttatttaaaaatatatcattttatttttttactcacgtaatgaaaatgatttaagatatatttttattttaaaatttaaaaaaattaaattatttattatattttatataaaaattatataaaatatattaaatgagataatttaaattgaaaaattatagacaCAAATCTCACATCCTGCAAACTCATTTAaaagtatgttattttatttttttatttacataataaaaatatttttaaatatatttataaataaaataaaataaaaatataaaataataaatttttaaataaatatataaaatgtaaggcttataaaaaatattactcatttaattttatatatccaaaTCAACCCTTAAAACGGGAAAAGGAGACACAATTAATTTTCTGCCCAGCTGCACCATGATAGCTTTATACAAATCACGAAGGCAAAAGAGAGGTGATCCAGAGAATAAAATTACTCATGTGTATATTTGagcttaaaaatattatatggatACAAATAGTGTAAATATATTACCAGATCCGCAtaatccaaaaatgaaaaataattataaaaaaaaaaatcgttctcactcaccacaaaatcacagcaAATAGAAACAATCTTTGAAAAAGGTTCCAGCCGATTATCAGTTAAACGCATCACACCTGCGCCGAATCTCTCCTTGCGTCCCCGTTTTGACCTTGTACAAACTCAGCTTCTCCATTGCCTTCCCAAACGCCTCAAAGAAGTTGTTCTGGTCCGCCGCGTACATTTCCACGAACGGCCTCGTCCTCGAATCATTGTACAGCCCGTGATCCGACCTCAACAGCCCCAACCCCTTGGGCAGATTCTGGAAGTACATGTTATCGAACTTGTTTGGAGTCATGATGTCATTGAACACGGACAGTGTAGGGTTCTTCTGATACTCCGCGCAAGCTTTCTGCAGCTCCTGAGCAAACCTAGGATTGTACTGCGAATACTCGCTGTAGTTATAGATCCCGGAGCTAAATTCTTTGCAATGAGAGAACCCGATAGTGTGAGCACCGCATAAGGCCACCGTTTCTTGGATCGAGAACCCATTAGATGCGAAAAGCGTAATGATTTCAGAGACAGACATTGTGGGTCTTGGAAGTTTGCCTTCGACATGGGATGCTTCAGAGACGCGCCCGTCTTTGCGCCCCAAGAGCACATTGTAGTAGGGGCCACCCACCATGCTGACGAGGTCGCGCGTGGCAACGGCTAAGATGTCGGCGCAAGAGACGGTGCTGGGACAGGCAAGTTCGAGAGCGATCTTGGCGCGGACGACGACATCGAACGCGTCTCCTGGGAGAGAGAGGTTGATGTCGGCATCGCGCTCGGCAGAGTTGAAGggggtggaggagaggaggatgGAGGCGTCGCAGCCGTTAAGGAGGCAGTCGTGGAAGAAGAGGCGGAGGGTTGCGGCTGCGGTGGTTGGGGTGTTGATCTGCTTGTTGATGATGGTGTCTTGGACGATTTGGCTGAATGGTGGGCAAGATTTATGGTAGTGGTCCAAGCTGAGCTGGGAATGTGAGGGAGTAACGAAGAGCGATGGAGATGTGATCAGAAAGATCAGTAGGAGAACGAGAAACTCCATTTTTCTTAGTTTATCtctatagaatttttcttattatatatatgtatagagagagagagagagagagagaggctgtaGGCTGTAGAAGAGCTGGACTGAAGCAGTGTGGAGAAGTGTGGGAGGGAATTGGGTTTGAGCAGATTGGACTTCTTGGGGGGAGTAGTAGGGTTTTACACagtgatagagagagagagatagtgcGTGTTTGCAATTTGCACGCGTTGCTTTACAATTACCCATAACGGGTCCCGTTCAAATGAGTTCTTTGAATGACGTACGGCGCTGTTGAGGATGGAAGGACTCGGTCATCAAGACTTTGTTATACTTTTGTAGGCCAGTTAGGCTAAGGACAACAGGTAATATGCTCCTTGGATCGAGTCAAGAGACAAGACTCAATACACT containing:
- the LOC108997139 gene encoding ankyrin repeat and SAM domain-containing protein 6-like, with the translated sequence MSEPRFTITLGPSRQVVKRGGRVKEYAHPHADTKAMTGSKRFWGEKGRSSANNLSSSTSKRQRGDGINWSWDDDGVHDLGISRDDLRLKLMRKSLKRIHRAAEERRKDQRKKFSKTSQPLVSHNMMHQRSEPTESSISWRMPPMERSRLKASRGLPPPVSIGDVRQVSSVRVADPSRAGWFLNSNATSRPISSAPFTMKGPLENSKPVTQRAPMTSFGQKSSHMVVESVTVDGLLQSLGLGKYNIHFRAEEVDMTALKQMGDKDLKEMGIPMGPRKKILLALLPHSRRQQP
- the LOC108997027 gene encoding peroxidase 63-like — its product is MEFLVLLLIFLITSPSLFVTPSHSQLSLDHYHKSCPPFSQIVQDTIINKQINTPTTAAATLRLFFHDCLLNGCDASILLSSTPFNSAERDADINLSLPGDAFDVVVRAKIALELACPSTVSCADILAVATRDLVSMVGGPYYNVLLGRKDGRVSEASHVEGKLPRPTMSVSEIITLFASNGFSIQETVALCGAHTIGFSHCKEFSSGIYNYSEYSQYNPRFAQELQKACAEYQKNPTLSVFNDIMTPNKFDNMYFQNLPKGLGLLRSDHGLYNDSRTRPFVEMYAADQNNFFEAFGKAMEKLSLYKVKTGTQGEIRRRCDAFN